A single window of Streptomyces aquilus DNA harbors:
- a CDS encoding response regulator → MRDPSGTIDVLVVDDDFMVARVHRTFVERVPPFRVVGTAGTGEQAVTAVDELRPDLVLLDLYLPDVFGLDVIPRLRAAGHDCDIMVISAAREADTVRGAVRHGVVDYLLKPFDHEDLKPRLDRYAARRGRLLTTVVRGQADIDRALSAGSVPAAVARLPKGLSVETADLVERTLRDADGTLSAAECAAATGISRVSARRYLEHFHTTGTADVSLRYGAAGRPERRYAWRD, encoded by the coding sequence ATGAGGGACCCCTCCGGCACGATCGACGTCCTCGTCGTCGACGACGACTTCATGGTGGCCCGGGTCCACCGCACCTTCGTCGAGAGAGTGCCTCCGTTCAGGGTCGTCGGCACCGCGGGCACGGGTGAGCAGGCCGTCACCGCAGTCGACGAACTGCGCCCGGACCTGGTCCTCCTCGACCTCTATCTGCCCGATGTCTTCGGCCTGGACGTCATCCCGCGGCTGCGCGCCGCGGGACACGACTGCGACATCATGGTCATCAGTGCCGCGCGCGAGGCCGACACCGTGCGCGGCGCGGTCCGCCACGGTGTCGTGGACTACCTGCTCAAACCCTTCGACCACGAGGACCTCAAACCCCGCCTGGACCGGTACGCCGCACGGCGCGGCCGGCTTCTCACCACGGTGGTGCGCGGCCAGGCCGACATCGACCGGGCTCTGTCCGCAGGATCTGTCCCCGCTGCTGTCGCCCGGCTCCCGAAGGGCCTGAGCGTGGAGACCGCCGACCTCGTCGAGCGCACGCTCCGCGATGCGGACGGCACCCTGTCGGCCGCCGAATGCGCGGCCGCCACCGGTATCTCCCGTGTCAGCGCCCGCCGTTACCTGGAGCACTTCCACACCACCGGCACGGCGGATGTCTCCCTGCGGTACGGCGCCGCCGGCCGGCCCGAGCGGCGCTACGCCTGGCGGGACTGA
- a CDS encoding MarR family winged helix-turn-helix transcriptional regulator, with protein MASKSSGGRIDLPGFFDDLVRCETRLYNALNDRLRERHGIVTSQFESLRFLRDHPGSRVADLAAGFAIGIGATSKGIDRLEKQAWVVRRTNPSDRRSSLLDLTDAGLQLVEAAEATFTETLTELTAGILDGPSGVAAVQVFSELRSVLERDRIGLPTG; from the coding sequence ATGGCATCCAAGTCAAGCGGTGGCCGGATCGACCTCCCCGGTTTCTTCGACGACCTCGTCCGTTGTGAGACGCGCCTCTACAACGCGCTCAACGACCGTCTTCGCGAGCGGCACGGGATCGTCACCTCGCAGTTCGAGTCCCTGCGCTTCCTGCGCGACCACCCCGGGTCCCGGGTGGCGGACCTCGCCGCCGGGTTCGCCATCGGGATCGGTGCGACGAGCAAGGGCATCGACCGCCTGGAGAAGCAGGCATGGGTCGTACGGCGAACCAATCCATCGGATCGCCGCTCATCCCTGCTGGACCTGACCGATGCCGGTCTGCAACTCGTCGAGGCGGCGGAGGCGACCTTCACCGAAACGCTGACCGAGCTGACCGCGGGCATCCTCGACGGCCCCTCAGGCGTGGCCGCCGTACAGGTCTTCTCGGAGCTCCGCTCCGTCCTCGAACGCGACCGGATCGGCCTGCCCACAGGCTGA
- a CDS encoding alpha/beta hydrolase codes for MSRQQRAELDAMVRRPRPEGSGSVEELRAGFRAMMAEMIVPAGIRTRATTLGERPAVLVEPAGTPKAGTILYFHGGSYVVGSPETAMSLTGNLVTRTGFRAFSVDYRLAPEHPFPAAIEDGLSAYRALLDSGEDPSAIAFAGDSAGGGLTVAVCLAARDAGLPVPAAIVAFSPGLDMTRTGESMDSKAGIDPFFTREGMAHTGAMYLAGQDPHQPMLSPAICADLTGFPPVLLQAGTNEMLLDDSTRMATRARDAGVDVILDVTADVPHVFQAFAGVLDEADEALDRAALFLGQRLRTKGSVTPGRSVDLR; via the coding sequence ATGAGCAGGCAACAGCGCGCGGAGCTCGACGCGATGGTTCGGCGGCCCCGGCCCGAGGGCTCCGGGTCGGTGGAGGAGCTCCGCGCCGGGTTCAGGGCGATGATGGCCGAAATGATCGTCCCGGCCGGGATCCGAACCCGGGCCACGACGCTCGGCGAGCGGCCCGCGGTGCTCGTCGAGCCGGCCGGCACTCCGAAGGCCGGGACGATCCTCTACTTCCACGGCGGCTCCTACGTGGTCGGCTCACCGGAGACGGCGATGTCGCTGACCGGGAACCTGGTGACCAGAACTGGATTCAGGGCGTTCTCGGTGGATTACCGGCTTGCCCCTGAACACCCGTTCCCCGCCGCGATCGAGGACGGGCTCAGCGCCTACCGCGCACTCCTCGACAGCGGCGAAGACCCTTCGGCGATCGCGTTCGCCGGTGACTCCGCCGGTGGCGGCCTCACTGTCGCCGTCTGCCTCGCCGCTCGTGACGCGGGCCTGCCCGTGCCCGCCGCGATCGTGGCGTTCTCTCCCGGACTCGACATGACCCGGACGGGCGAGAGCATGGACAGCAAGGCGGGCATCGATCCGTTCTTCACACGTGAGGGCATGGCCCACACCGGGGCCATGTACCTCGCGGGACAGGACCCGCACCAGCCCATGCTCAGCCCGGCCATCTGCGCCGACCTGACCGGCTTCCCTCCGGTCCTGCTCCAGGCGGGCACCAACGAGATGCTCCTGGACGACTCCACGCGCATGGCCACGCGCGCGAGGGACGCCGGGGTGGACGTCATCCTTGACGTCACCGCTGACGTTCCCCATGTCTTCCAGGCGTTCGCCGGCGTTCTGGACGAAGCCGACGAGGCACTGGACCGCGCCGCGCTCTTTCTCGGTCAGCGCCTCCGCACCAAGGGCAGTGTCACGCCCGGAAGATCTGTTGATCTCCGATGA
- a CDS encoding helix-turn-helix transcriptional regulator has protein sequence MIDRGGLAEFLRRRRESLQPEDVGLPRGRRRRTAGLRREEVAAICHISADYYSRLERERGPRPSEQMIASIAQGLHLSLDERDHLFRLAGHNPPTRGSASEHINPGLLRIFDRLTDTPAEIVTELGETLRQTPLAVALTGGLTHYTGPARSIGYRWFTDPAVRTLYHPDDHALHSRVFASGLRRLVTLRGPESPAAHLQQLLMARSEEFRAVWNEHEVGIRYNDTKRYVHPDIGDLELSCQALVDPDQSHMLLVYTAVPGSESHEKLRLLSVIGDQQIFRA, from the coding sequence GTGATCGATCGAGGCGGGCTCGCCGAATTCCTGCGTCGCCGCCGGGAGTCACTACAGCCCGAGGACGTCGGCCTTCCGCGTGGCAGGCGGCGCCGGACAGCCGGTCTGCGCCGGGAGGAGGTCGCCGCGATCTGCCACATCTCCGCCGACTACTACAGCCGGCTGGAGCGGGAGCGCGGGCCGCGCCCGTCCGAGCAGATGATCGCCTCGATCGCACAGGGTCTGCATCTTTCCCTCGACGAACGCGACCACCTGTTTCGCCTCGCCGGGCACAACCCGCCCACCAGAGGCTCCGCCAGCGAACACATCAATCCCGGCCTGCTGCGCATCTTCGACCGGCTCACCGACACGCCCGCCGAAATCGTCACCGAGCTCGGCGAGACACTCCGGCAGACCCCGCTCGCCGTCGCCCTGACCGGCGGCCTCACCCACTACACCGGCCCGGCCCGCAGCATCGGCTACCGGTGGTTCACCGACCCCGCCGTCCGCACCCTGTACCACCCCGACGACCACGCGCTGCACTCCCGCGTCTTCGCCTCCGGGCTACGCCGGCTCGTGACCCTGCGCGGACCCGAGTCGCCGGCCGCTCACCTCCAGCAGCTGCTGATGGCCCGCAGCGAAGAATTCCGTGCTGTCTGGAACGAGCACGAAGTCGGTATCCGCTACAACGACACCAAGCGATACGTGCACCCTGACATCGGCGATCTCGAACTCAGTTGCCAGGCGCTTGTCGACCCCGACCAGTCACACATGCTTCTGGTCTACACAGCCGTCCCCGGCAGCGAAAGCCATGAGAAGCTTCGCCTTCTCTCCGTCATCGGAGATCAACAGATCTTCCGGGCGTGA
- a CDS encoding SDR family oxidoreductase, whose protein sequence is MARTRPDITVPDLSGKLAVVTGASDGVGLALAGRLAAAGAEVVMPVRNRRKGEAAIAKVKREHPQAILSLRDLDLSSLSSVAALGAALVAEDRPIHILVNNAGVMTPPDRQTTADGFELQFGSNHLGHFALVRHLLPLLRAGRARVTSQLSVAANEGFINWDDLNWDRSYDGRRAYSQSKIAFGLFALELDLRSRTEDWGITSNISHPGIAPTSLLAARPEVGRARDTTAVRMIRMLSRRGILGTVDSAALPALYAATSPDARGGRFYGPSGFQHLSGPPAEQPLYSRLRNEEEARRVWEISEELTRTTFPALSGADPKGDR, encoded by the coding sequence ATGGCACGTACCCGACCGGACATCACCGTTCCGGACCTTTCCGGGAAGCTGGCCGTTGTCACCGGCGCCAGCGACGGCGTCGGACTGGCGCTGGCCGGCCGGCTGGCCGCCGCCGGTGCCGAGGTCGTCATGCCCGTCCGCAACCGTCGCAAGGGCGAGGCGGCGATCGCGAAGGTCAAGCGGGAGCATCCGCAGGCGATCCTGTCGCTGCGCGACCTCGACCTGTCGTCGTTGAGCTCGGTCGCCGCGTTGGGCGCCGCCCTGGTCGCCGAGGACCGTCCGATCCACATCCTGGTCAACAACGCCGGCGTGATGACGCCACCGGACCGGCAGACCACCGCGGACGGGTTCGAACTGCAGTTTGGCAGCAATCATCTGGGTCACTTCGCCCTGGTCCGCCACCTGCTGCCGCTGCTGCGCGCAGGCCGTGCGCGGGTGACCAGTCAGCTCAGCGTCGCCGCCAACGAGGGCTTCATCAACTGGGACGACCTGAACTGGGACCGGTCCTACGACGGCCGCCGCGCGTACAGCCAGTCGAAGATCGCGTTCGGTCTGTTCGCACTCGAACTGGACCTCCGTAGCCGGACCGAAGACTGGGGAATCACCAGCAACATCTCCCATCCCGGTATCGCACCGACCAGCCTGCTGGCCGCCCGCCCCGAGGTCGGCCGGGCAAGGGACACCACAGCCGTACGCATGATCCGCATGCTGTCCCGCCGCGGCATCCTCGGCACGGTGGACAGCGCGGCACTGCCGGCCCTGTACGCCGCCACCTCCCCGGACGCACGCGGGGGCCGGTTCTACGGGCCCAGCGGCTTCCAGCACCTGTCCGGCCCGCCCGCCGAACAGCCCCTCTACTCCCGGCTCCGCAATGAGGAGGAGGCCCGGCGCGTCTGGGAGATCTCCGAAGAGCTCACCCGCACCACCTTCCCGGCGCTGTCCGGCGCCGATCCCAAGGGCGACAGGTAG
- a CDS encoding LLM class flavin-dependent oxidoreductase, translating to MSTPSTPSITSLAFLTPGNFADDDPYPGLEETLQLFEYSERLGFDGAWIRQRHLEHGVGSAAVFLAAAGQRTERIELGTAVIPIGYENPFRLAEDLALADVLSRGRLQVGFSTGMPHADLLGDLVHDGDWRGFDLSYGRIARVLDNLRGDFLGGPDTVIHSPGNVQRPRLQPHNPALAHRIWYGGGSLRSVRWAAENGLSLLSGNIVTGEGTDDFTTAQLNLLAEYRRTLSAGTAARVALGRVIVPFDSADAAGRARYRAYAAGRHERTLAPQGPKRTLFAPDVVGTAEQILEQLTADPVLAQVSELRLELPYEFHREEYEQILHDVRHLIAPELGWHPDAVAAQGAAV from the coding sequence ATGAGCACTCCCAGCACTCCCAGCATCACGTCACTGGCCTTCCTCACCCCCGGCAACTTCGCCGACGACGACCCGTACCCGGGCCTGGAGGAGACGCTCCAACTCTTCGAGTACAGCGAACGGTTGGGATTCGACGGAGCCTGGATCAGGCAGCGCCACCTCGAACACGGCGTCGGATCGGCCGCGGTGTTCCTCGCCGCGGCCGGCCAGCGCACCGAGCGGATCGAACTGGGCACCGCCGTCATCCCGATCGGCTACGAGAACCCCTTCCGCCTCGCCGAGGACCTCGCGCTGGCCGACGTCCTGTCCCGGGGGCGCCTCCAGGTCGGCTTCAGCACCGGAATGCCGCACGCCGACCTGCTCGGCGACCTCGTGCACGACGGGGACTGGCGCGGCTTCGACCTGTCGTACGGCAGGATCGCCCGCGTCCTCGACAACCTGCGCGGCGACTTCCTCGGCGGCCCGGACACGGTCATCCATTCGCCGGGCAACGTCCAGCGCCCGCGGCTGCAACCGCACAACCCCGCGCTGGCGCACCGCATCTGGTACGGCGGCGGCAGCCTGCGTTCGGTCCGCTGGGCCGCCGAGAACGGGCTGAGCCTGCTGTCCGGCAACATCGTCACCGGCGAGGGCACCGACGACTTCACCACGGCCCAGCTGAACCTGCTGGCCGAGTACCGTCGCACGCTCTCCGCGGGCACTGCGGCCCGGGTCGCGCTCGGCCGGGTCATCGTGCCCTTCGACAGTGCCGACGCGGCCGGCCGGGCCCGCTACCGCGCCTACGCGGCCGGCCGCCACGAACGGACCCTGGCACCGCAGGGTCCGAAACGGACGCTGTTCGCCCCGGACGTGGTCGGCACCGCCGAGCAGATCCTCGAACAGCTCACCGCCGATCCGGTCCTCGCGCAGGTGTCGGAGCTGCGGCTGGAGCTGCCGTACGAGTTCCACCGCGAGGAGTACGAACAGATCCTCCACGACGTACGGCACCTGATCGCACCGGAGTTGGGCTGGCACCCCGACGCCGTGGCGGCCCAGGGGGCAGCGGTTTGA
- a CDS encoding dipeptide ABC transporter ATP-binding protein, with amino-acid sequence MTDERENGEDVTPPLLEIRGLSVSYRTRGGTVPAVRGVDLDVLPGQVTAVVGESGSGKSTTAHAVTRLLAANGTIDAGTVRFGRHDLATLSEAELRTVRGARIGLVPQDPTVSLNPVKRIGEQVAEVLRIHGLATRHSAPVEAIAVLDRAGLPDAAVRARQYPHELSGGMRQRALIAIAIAARPELIIADEPTSALDVTVQRVILDHLQHLTEESGTAVLLVTHDLGVAADRAQRLVVMEQGRVVEAGPTRAILADPQHEYTRRLLASAPRLTAARPRTPAAAPKADAVPLVEVRHLVKEFRLPRTGGGPQVLRAVDDVSFTLHRGQTLALVGESGSGKSTTARLALRLTDASAGHILFDGTDITTARGARARELRRRAQLIYQNPYASLDPRFSIGEVITEPLRAFKVGDRASRLARARDLLDRVALPATTLERRPAELSGGQRQRVAIARALALSPDLVVCDEPVSALDVSVQAQVLELLAELQADTGVAYLFISHDLAVVRQIADQVAVMRAGRIVETGPPEDLFTSPRHAYTRELLAAILGGRAPSPAATVESTTS; translated from the coding sequence ATGACCGACGAACGTGAGAACGGTGAGGACGTGACCCCACCCCTGCTGGAGATACGCGGCCTGTCCGTGTCGTACCGCACCCGCGGCGGCACGGTCCCGGCCGTCCGAGGCGTGGACCTCGACGTCCTGCCGGGACAAGTGACCGCCGTGGTCGGCGAGTCCGGCTCCGGCAAGAGCACGACCGCGCACGCCGTCACCCGCCTGCTCGCGGCCAACGGCACCATCGACGCGGGCACCGTCCGCTTCGGCCGCCACGACCTGGCCACCCTGTCGGAGGCGGAGCTGCGCACGGTGCGCGGAGCGCGGATCGGACTGGTCCCCCAGGACCCCACGGTCTCCCTCAACCCGGTCAAGCGGATCGGCGAGCAGGTCGCCGAGGTGCTGCGCATCCACGGACTGGCGACCCGCCACTCGGCCCCGGTCGAGGCGATCGCCGTCCTGGACCGGGCCGGACTTCCCGACGCGGCCGTCCGGGCCCGGCAGTACCCGCACGAACTCTCCGGCGGCATGCGGCAACGCGCCCTGATCGCCATCGCCATCGCGGCCCGGCCCGAGCTGATCATCGCCGACGAGCCCACCAGCGCGCTCGACGTGACCGTGCAACGCGTCATCCTCGACCATCTCCAGCACCTCACCGAGGAGTCGGGCACGGCGGTCCTGCTCGTCACCCACGACCTCGGGGTCGCCGCCGACCGGGCACAGCGCCTGGTGGTCATGGAGCAGGGCCGGGTCGTGGAAGCGGGCCCGACCCGCGCCATCCTCGCCGACCCCCAGCACGAGTACACCCGCCGACTGCTGGCCAGCGCACCGCGCTTGACCGCCGCCCGGCCCCGCACCCCGGCCGCCGCGCCGAAGGCCGATGCGGTCCCCCTGGTCGAAGTGCGCCATCTGGTCAAGGAGTTCCGCCTGCCCCGCACCGGGGGCGGACCTCAGGTGCTGCGCGCGGTCGACGACGTCAGCTTCACGCTGCACCGCGGTCAGACCCTGGCGCTGGTCGGCGAGTCCGGATCGGGCAAGTCCACCACCGCCCGCCTGGCACTCCGGCTCACCGACGCGAGCGCCGGACACATCCTGTTCGACGGCACCGACATCACCACCGCGCGCGGCGCCCGGGCCAGAGAGCTGCGCCGCCGCGCCCAGCTGATCTACCAGAACCCGTACGCCTCCCTCGACCCGCGCTTCTCCATCGGCGAGGTGATCACCGAGCCGCTGCGCGCCTTCAAGGTCGGCGACCGCGCCTCCCGCCTCGCCCGGGCCCGCGACCTGCTCGACCGGGTGGCACTTCCCGCCACCACGCTGGAGCGCCGTCCGGCGGAGTTGTCGGGTGGTCAGCGGCAGCGCGTGGCGATCGCCCGCGCCCTCGCCCTCTCCCCCGACCTGGTGGTGTGCGACGAGCCGGTCTCCGCGCTCGACGTGTCAGTGCAGGCCCAAGTCCTGGAGCTGCTGGCCGAGTTGCAGGCCGACACAGGGGTGGCGTACCTCTTCATCTCCCACGACCTGGCCGTCGTACGGCAGATCGCAGACCAGGTCGCCGTCATGCGGGCCGGCCGGATCGTCGAGACAGGCCCGCCGGAGGACCTGTTCACCAGCCCCCGCCACGCATACACCCGCGAGCTGCTCGCGGCGATCCTCGGCGGCCGCGCCCCCTCCCCCGCCGCCACCGTCGAATCCACCACGAGCTGA
- a CDS encoding ABC transporter permease: protein MSQSLVDDVDDPAEAALGLARPVETGPEPPSVPGRRAGIRRFLLRRPGLPLSGAVLVLVVLASFWPDLFTSQDPLKGVPSENFRAPSGSHWFGTDELGRDVFSRVVHGAQLSLKATIIAVLVAFVVGGLLGVVAGFVGRWVDDVLMRFVDVLLSIPALFLSLALVTALGYGTVKVAVAVGIASVASFARVARAEVLRVRQAVFVEASRASGARWYSVLGRHVLPNAAGPVIVLATLDFGASILAVSALSFLGYGAPPPAPEWGTLISDGRNYLANAWWLTALPGLAIAATVLATNRIARALDGEWSRQR from the coding sequence ATGAGTCAGAGCCTTGTCGACGACGTCGACGACCCGGCCGAGGCCGCCCTCGGCCTCGCCCGGCCGGTCGAGACGGGACCGGAACCGCCCTCGGTGCCGGGCCGCCGTGCGGGCATACGGCGGTTTCTGCTGCGCCGCCCCGGTCTGCCGCTGTCGGGAGCCGTCCTCGTCCTGGTGGTGCTGGCCTCTTTCTGGCCGGACCTGTTCACCTCGCAGGACCCGTTGAAGGGGGTGCCCTCCGAGAACTTCCGTGCCCCGAGCGGCAGTCACTGGTTCGGTACCGACGAACTGGGCCGGGATGTCTTCTCCCGTGTCGTCCATGGTGCCCAGCTCTCCCTCAAGGCGACGATCATCGCGGTCCTGGTCGCGTTCGTGGTCGGCGGGCTGCTGGGCGTGGTCGCCGGGTTCGTGGGCCGGTGGGTGGACGACGTGCTGATGCGGTTCGTCGACGTCCTCCTCTCCATCCCCGCGCTGTTCCTGTCCCTGGCCCTCGTCACCGCGCTCGGCTACGGGACGGTGAAGGTGGCCGTCGCGGTCGGCATCGCCAGCGTCGCCTCGTTCGCGCGGGTGGCGCGCGCCGAGGTGCTGCGGGTGCGGCAGGCGGTGTTCGTCGAGGCGTCGCGCGCGAGCGGGGCCCGCTGGTATTCAGTCCTGGGCCGGCATGTGCTGCCGAACGCCGCGGGCCCCGTGATCGTCCTGGCCACCTTGGACTTCGGCGCCTCCATCCTGGCCGTGTCGGCACTGAGCTTCCTCGGCTACGGCGCGCCGCCGCCCGCCCCGGAGTGGGGGACGTTGATCTCCGACGGCCGCAACTACCTGGCCAACGCCTGGTGGTTGACGGCGCTGCCCGGACTGGCGATCGCCGCGACCGTACTGGCCACCAACCGCATCGCCCGCGCGCTGGACGGCGAATGGTCCCGGCAGCGATGA
- a CDS encoding ABC transporter permease — protein sequence MRRYVIKRLAQAVGVLWAAYTVSFLVLDFLPGDPVTAMAGAGVDSGDVDPARLAALRHEYGFDQPILAQYADYLGRAVRGDFGDAVSTGRPVTSTLADALPQTLQLTGAALLLAVLLGGGLAVVATYTSQRWLRQLLLSLPPLGVSVPTFWVGLLLVEVFSFRLHWFPAFGNDGLRGLVLPALTLAIPTGALVAQVLAKSLLTALDQAYVETARAKGAGRWRVHLRHALRNASLPALTVVGLLVGQLIAGSVVVETVFSRDGLGRVTAAAVTVQDIPVVQGVVVFGALIFVATNLLVDLVYPLLDPRIVVASDRRASFV from the coding sequence GTGCGCCGCTATGTGATCAAGCGTCTGGCGCAGGCGGTCGGGGTGCTGTGGGCGGCGTACACGGTGTCGTTCCTGGTGCTGGACTTCCTGCCCGGTGACCCGGTCACCGCGATGGCCGGTGCCGGGGTGGACTCGGGGGACGTCGACCCGGCCCGGCTGGCCGCGCTGCGGCACGAGTACGGCTTCGACCAGCCGATCCTGGCGCAGTACGCCGACTATCTGGGCAGGGCGGTGCGCGGGGACTTCGGCGACGCGGTCTCCACCGGCCGCCCGGTGACCTCCACGCTGGCCGACGCGCTGCCCCAGACCCTCCAACTGACCGGTGCCGCACTGCTGTTGGCGGTGCTGCTCGGCGGGGGTCTCGCGGTCGTGGCGACGTACACCTCGCAGCGGTGGCTGCGGCAGCTCCTGCTGTCGCTGCCCCCGCTGGGGGTGTCGGTCCCTACGTTCTGGGTGGGACTGCTGCTCGTGGAGGTGTTCTCCTTCCGGCTGCACTGGTTCCCGGCGTTCGGCAACGACGGGCTGCGAGGACTGGTGCTGCCCGCCCTGACGCTGGCGATCCCGACCGGCGCGCTGGTCGCCCAGGTGCTGGCCAAGAGCCTGCTCACCGCGCTGGACCAGGCGTACGTGGAGACCGCCCGGGCCAAGGGCGCCGGCCGGTGGCGGGTGCATCTGCGGCATGCGCTGCGCAACGCGTCCCTGCCCGCGCTGACGGTCGTCGGCCTGCTGGTGGGGCAGCTGATCGCCGGTTCGGTGGTCGTCGAGACGGTGTTCTCCCGCGACGGCCTCGGCCGGGTGACCGCGGCGGCGGTCACGGTGCAGGACATCCCGGTGGTCCAGGGGGTGGTGGTGTTCGGGGCGCTGATCTTCGTGGCGACGAACCTGCTCGTCGACCTGGTCTACCCGCTGCTCGACCCGCGGATCGTGGTGGCCTCGGACAGAAGGGCGAGTTTCGTATGA
- a CDS encoding ABC transporter substrate-binding protein, producing MTAFPDTRTSRWAALTALLTTGVLLTACGSGSDGGGSGNDSGTPKSGGTLTFAVGSDAGCVDPQQVGSNESIYSVRQTVDSLTDQDPETGKIVPWLAKSWDINSDATQFTFHLRPGVTFSDGSELTAQVVKDNFDAVPKLGALGVLAQGYLSSVKSTTAVDPLTVKVTFKEPNAQFLQATSTHSLGIESSASVRKTPQQKCSDGVIGSGPFVLKQYVQNQSITLAKRTGYDWGSSLWSKKGEAYLDKVVFKVVPEAGVRAGSLQSGQVDAISSVGKANEAALKGGQVTLLHRANPGVVFGLGVNNSRPVLKDVKVRQAILAALDRKEVADTVFPTGTKPATSVLAHTTPDYTDLSADLAFDAAKATSLLDEAGWKAGSDGIRAKGGKKLSLVISWFPNAATNQPALELVQQQLKAVGIDVTLKQGQVSQFATTLQGGDFDLVWGNVTRADPDILRSSFSSKLANFYRLPASSLDTVLAGQAATTDTAQRKQLVAEAQQLIVRNAYDVPVVELQTQLAVTNKVHDLAFDSGSRVQLHDTWIG from the coding sequence GTGACAGCATTTCCGGATACCAGAACCTCCCGATGGGCGGCGCTGACCGCCCTTCTCACGACCGGCGTGCTGCTGACCGCCTGCGGATCCGGCTCCGACGGGGGCGGCTCCGGCAACGACAGCGGCACGCCGAAGTCCGGCGGCACCCTGACCTTCGCGGTCGGTTCGGATGCGGGCTGCGTGGACCCGCAGCAGGTCGGCAGCAACGAGAGCATCTACTCGGTACGCCAGACCGTGGACTCCCTGACCGACCAGGACCCCGAGACCGGCAAGATCGTGCCGTGGCTGGCCAAGAGCTGGGACATCAACTCCGACGCCACCCAGTTCACGTTCCATCTGCGCCCGGGTGTCACCTTCAGCGACGGCTCCGAGCTGACCGCGCAGGTCGTCAAGGACAACTTCGACGCGGTGCCGAAGCTCGGCGCCCTGGGCGTCCTCGCCCAGGGTTATCTGAGCAGCGTCAAGAGCACCACCGCGGTGGACCCGCTCACCGTCAAGGTGACCTTCAAGGAGCCCAACGCCCAGTTCCTCCAGGCGACTTCGACGCACTCGCTGGGCATCGAGTCGTCGGCGAGCGTGCGGAAGACCCCGCAGCAGAAGTGCAGTGACGGTGTCATCGGGTCCGGGCCGTTCGTGCTGAAGCAGTACGTGCAGAACCAGTCGATCACGCTGGCCAAGCGCACCGGGTACGACTGGGGCTCCTCGCTGTGGTCCAAGAAGGGTGAGGCCTACCTGGACAAGGTCGTGTTCAAGGTCGTGCCCGAGGCGGGGGTGCGGGCCGGCAGTCTCCAGTCCGGTCAGGTGGACGCGATCAGCAGCGTCGGCAAGGCCAACGAGGCGGCGCTCAAGGGCGGCCAGGTCACCCTCCTGCACCGGGCCAACCCGGGCGTGGTGTTCGGGCTGGGCGTCAACAACTCGCGGCCCGTCCTGAAGGACGTGAAGGTGCGTCAGGCGATCCTGGCCGCCCTCGACCGCAAGGAGGTCGCCGACACCGTGTTCCCGACCGGCACCAAGCCGGCGACCAGCGTCCTGGCGCACACCACGCCCGACTACACGGACCTCTCCGCGGATCTCGCCTTCGACGCGGCCAAGGCCACGTCCCTTCTGGACGAGGCGGGTTGGAAGGCGGGCAGTGACGGCATCCGGGCCAAGGGCGGCAAGAAGCTCAGCCTGGTCATCAGCTGGTTCCCCAACGCGGCCACCAACCAGCCCGCTCTGGAGCTCGTCCAGCAGCAGCTAAAGGCCGTCGGGATCGACGTGACGCTCAAGCAGGGCCAGGTCAGCCAGTTCGCCACCACCCTCCAGGGCGGCGACTTCGACCTGGTGTGGGGCAACGTGACCCGCGCCGACCCCGACATCCTGCGCAGCTCCTTCTCCAGCAAGCTGGCCAACTTCTACCGGCTGCCCGCCAGTTCGCTGGACACGGTGCTGGCCGGGCAGGCCGCGACCACCGACACGGCCCAGCGCAAGCAGCTGGTGGCCGAGGCGCAGCAGCTCATCGTGCGGAACGCGTACGACGTGCCCGTGGTGGAGCTTCAGACCCAGCTGGCCGTGACGAACAAGGTGCACGACCTCGCCTTCGACTCGGGCAGCCGCGTCCAGCTGCACGACACCTGGATCGGCTGA
- a CDS encoding putative leader peptide → MRCHSDDLSASFAVAVVFSRLSRRRHIDLKRSTSCLCQV, encoded by the coding sequence ATGCGGTGTCACAGCGATGACCTCAGTGCCTCCTTCGCCGTGGCCGTGGTGTTCTCCCGGCTCTCGCGCCGCCGGCACATCGATCTGAAGCGTTCGACCAGCTGCCTGTGTCAGGTCTGA